The genomic interval GCTGACATCGTCTTTTCGAATTGTCATTACGAATCGCCTGCAGGCTTGAGAGATGCCGGCCGGAGTGGGGGAGGAGGATGAGATTTCCATGGGCTTTTCAAAGTTCAAGCTTCTTGATGTGGGCTTTCGGCAACAGTAGCTTCTTCGGGGATCCAAGAGCCGCAGGTCCCCAACCTTTTTGAATTCTTGTTGGCTGCCGTTGATGCCAATGTTGCATCCTTTATTTGGCCGAGTTTGCCCATTGTCGAAATGGAGCGAGTTGGTGAACGCCACGGCAGGCCCTGTCAAAGTCTGCGGAACCGGGTACAGCAACCAACGGCAGTTTGGCTGGGTCCCGTGCCGTAACCCCCGGCGGCCTCACTTGAAGCTCATGATGTAAGCAGTATGAAGTCGTTCGATGCATACACTGCATACATGACTGCATATGCCCCTTTGACCGAGTGTTCCCGGGGGCAGGCAACAACGGCCACATTGATGCGGCCAAATGCGATGCAACTTCGGTCCAGCCACTCTTTCCCACTTTATTTTGACATCCGCATACAGAGCTAGAGTTGCTGCTGCATTGTTTGTGAACACAGGTAAACTGACCTGTGGCCCCCCCGGTTACCTGACCTGACCAAGGAAAAGGGACGTGACCTGAGCGCTCTTCTGATTGGCCCGTGGAAAATAAGTGGGTCCAGCTGACCTAATTCTAAACTAATCTTAAAGTAATCTAGAATTAATTCAGAACTAATTTAGACATATTTCAGAAttaattctatattataatttaaaaatatcaaaatatacttattttaatataaaaaatatattcttttaaatatattcttttaaatatattataataatttatatatgtaataattaatttagatataaaaagtaaagttTTGAATTTTgaaaatttattttaaaatatattttaaaactaatttagaattagtttagaattaatttagaacaaatttagaactaatttcgaactaatccttattaaattttaaaacttagtaatagtttatttttaaatattaatttttataatattaattcaattaagatattataaaaatatatatataaatagtttaatttaataataaagtgttaatattaaaaataacttatatattattaatttttatttattaatattagtttaatcCAGAATTGATTTAGAATCGAttctaaattaatttaaagatagttttttttaaaaatgctagctttagttatttataatatataaaatactttttaaaaattattattatatatatataattatttaatattatagttaatatatattcttaattaatttagaatcGATTCTGAACTATATCTAGATCACCTACGGAGTGGCACGGGCCATACTCACGTGAAGATGTGGGGCGGTCAGCtaacacccccccccccccccacaggTCAGTTTACCTGTGTTCACGCATTGTTTGCACTTTTGTCATGTGCTCGAACCGTGTCACGCATGTCGCTATGTCATAGAGTATAGATGAAGGATGGGATCAGGATCAGGATCGGTGCTAACATGCCCCCTTACATGACAGATTCAACCCGCCTCCAGTTTCTCCCTCTCTTTTCTAGAACCATGCCTGGAATGCCACCGAATGCTGAGCTTGCTTATTCCTTCTTTCCcgggtttttttttctctttctgCCCGAGTCTCCACGCCGGTATGCATAGATCGTACGAAGAAATATAGGGCCGAGACTTTCTCCAATTTGGCATCACTGATTAGCGACTACGGATTGGCTGTTACCTCACGGGTTCGCCGTTGGagtaccaccaccaccaccaccaccaccagtcTCACACCGCCCTCCCCAGTTCCAACGCCGCCTAGAAACGGCCTCCTCCGAAGAAAGCTGTCAGTCGCGCGCGGCTCACGCTAATTAGTCACTGGATAGAGGTGGGAAGCTAATTTGCCCTACCAACACCATACCCCCGTATCTGGAATGACATTCCAATCGAAGTTGCCGCCAAAACCGTCGCGGGACTCCCGCGAGACTTCGAGAAGAAGACGCCCCCTAACCTTCCCTCCCCTGTCATGTCTTGCTAGTTGTCTTCCCAAATGTCTCACCGTGAAGAAGGAGCGTGGAAAGAAGCAGAACAGGTCGAAGGAAACTTGGGAGAAGCTGAGGAGGAGAGGGCCGGAGTCTGAGACACGTGGCGGTGATCTATCGTGATCCCGCGCAATCAAGGGGCGGATCTCCCGGGGTCCACATGCCCCCAATTGATTATCGAAGTCCCTGGTAATGTCAACGTCGTCGTACGGACTCAGAATCGTGAACAACAGCAGGTGTCCGTAGGGGAAATGACACCATGGACGGAACTCAGCTGTCAGCCTCATCTCCAACTGCATTAGTGTGACTTGATAGTGTGTCGAGCAGCTGAGTAGTTGAATCAACGCTACAGGGCTGGTGCTCCTGGCGCTAGATATACGGTAGCGCTCCTCGTGGCCCCCGAGGGACCGCCATCTACGCCTCGCATCAAGTCCCAACGGGGAGTCTAGACTCCGCCAGAGCGCTGTGGCGGCCACGCTCTTCGTTGGTGCCGGAAACTTTGTTCCTGAGCCGGCCCCCAACATTGCGGCTCAAGTCCACAGTATTCGCAGATAGCACAGGTGGAGGATACTCGGGCGCCGTCAAGCCGCTGGTGCGAAAAGGGGGGCCAGGGAGTCCGGGCCGGCCGGCTCGGAGTTTTGACGGCCGGCCGGTCGAAAGCACCACCAGCTAAGGACCAAGGTACTGAGCTGGGTTTCCCATAGTAAATCTAGCCACTAGATATGGTTCCCGAAAACGAGAAGAGAGTAGCCGCATCCAGCCTATCATATCGTTCGTCTTCTTGTTTCTGCTCTGTGCCCGTCGAACAGTGATCTCTTGACGTCTGCCTCCAGAAACTGAGCATATTGGGTCTGTGAATCTCTGACGAAGGGACCGATCTCTGCATCTCAATCATTAGACGAGCTTCATCCTAGACCCAAGACGCACATCCTTACACATTACGGTCTCGTCTTAACGGAGTGGCCACCAGTGAAGACTTTCTGACTCAACTAGGAGAACCAACTCGCGGCAGGTGCTTTTCTTCACTTCCTCAACGACATCGAACCGAACCGAACCGAAACCCAACTCCTCCCTCGATACTCCCCGCCCCCAAGCCTCTCGTCGACGAGATTACCCTAATGGAACCTCTAGTTCAAAACGCCGACGAccgcctcctcttcctcctcctacTCCTCTTCGACCCGGTCCCACCTCATCTCTCCTCTGTCCTTGACCCCTTGatggcgaggaggaggaggaggagaacaatgacgacgacaacgacaACGACTATAGCAAGCCGCTTCTTGGGGGCCAGTAATCCGCCGACTACAAAAAAATATACCTTGAAGataacccccccccccctttttgcAGCGAGATCATGGGCAGCATCAAGTCGACTACGAGCCTGTCTCGCAGTTGAGcaaaaagagagaaaaaaccttataaaattGACAGAAGTGACAAATAAGAGCATTGCAATATCCTCCGTAGCTACAAAGGTAATCTAGTATCTAGTCAGACACGCAGCCTTACTTCTCGTCGGTTGCCGAAATGAAAGCAAATAACATGAAACTTTCTGGTATTCTCTAGCCCGGTGTAGAGCTTTTCCTTTAGTGTTTTCCCACTTAACTTTGTTGCTTGGCATTATTCATCCCTTTTCCCCCGAGTCTCCAACTTCTATCATCGCGACCGGTAGTCCGGCCCTCGTAGCAGTAAAATACAGTACTCGTCACAATGGCTCCTCCGAAACGAATCAGAAGTCAACTCATGACGTTGAAACACCTCTTCGTTTCCCCCTAATCTAGGTTTTGTTGAATAGAAATGATTGCCTTCCTCGTCATCCTCTGGGTATCTTTGCTGCCTCCAAAATCACTTTTCTGTGCCCTCAGGCTTGGCTCGACAAATATGCTGCTGGCTGTCATATCCACTGCAGACCAGGTGCCCCAAAATGCTTCCAGAACTACCCATACTAGGAGTATTCTGCCGGAACGTACATTGGTACACTGGGGGCCGTGTACCCCGGAGGCCCGGCCGCTGGCACCCCAGCACCGTTAGGACCGCCAGGCACAACGTAGTTCGCAAAGCCTTGAAACTGCTGCTGGCCGGGGCCTTGCGCAGAGAACACAGGTGCGTTCACGGTCGGAGCTGCAACCGCGGCTACCGCGACGGGAGGCGCTCCGGCGCCAGCTGGCACCGCTGCCCCCGACGCATGAGGCCCTCTAGATATTGCGTTGGGCACAGCTGACCAGCCCCAAAGCTGATCGAACTCGAGCTCTCCATCACCTGTGTCCGAGTCACCACCCATCCGCGCACTTTGGTCACCCTGTGACATGCTGGGGGTACTACCGGCCGGCGAGGCGACGGCTGACGGGCCTGTAGACGTAGGAAAGCTATGGTCCGTCTTCATTGACAGCGGCGGTGGCGCCATTGGCTTGGCTTTGTTTCCTGTCATGCCCGATACTGTGGCAGCCAGAGAATTCTTACGCGAAGACTTGAAGATGGTGCCAATGGGGTCGTTGAGGGATGTCGGGGAAAGCATTGGGGGCGCGGGCATGGCTGGCTGCTCGGTCTTTTTCTGTTGTAATTCGTAGACGACGTTGCGGAAAGATGTGAGGATGAAGAGGAGTCGACTAGCCTGCGGGTCGCTGGTAGCACAATACCGCATAATAGCAATGGTATTAGATATCGAGGCCGCGTAAGTCGGGTTGGGGTATATAGATGCAAATTCGTTACTCAGGATGACGAGTGAGGCAGCGAAGAGAAAGTAGCTGGGTGAGATGTTAGCATAATGCAGTTTGCAGTCCATTTCGTATTTACATACAGAACAAAGGGGTTTCGTTGAGGAAGGTAGTTGCTCTCAAACGCCTTTTGCACGTAGATGATTGTCTGGTTAGAAGCGTGTAAGCATGCCTCGCAATACTTTGACATGCGGTTGATCCAGCGGGGGACCGGGAGAGCAAGGCCGCTTCGCTCGCCGTGAACTTTACTCAAAAGGCAGAGAAAAAATGGACGAGTCAGTAAGAGAATAGAGTGGCAGTATAAGAGGTTGACATGCAGAGCCGCGATGCCCTGAGCGGGGTTGCTGGGATCGGCGGCCACCCGCCCACCCGCCAATTCGGGGCTCAGAGTAGTGTACCAGGTGTTGCACTGCTCCCAGATGTCTTGAGCGAGGCGGACCGAAATTCGCCGGCGGGCGTAGATCTTCTTGAGAATCTGCCCAACGATCCGACAAGATCGCACGGCGGCGTCGAGCCCATCATCGGGATCCGTAACACGGATCAATTCCCCTTGGGAGTTTTTTTCAAACACCAAAAGCGCATCTACAGAGCACTCTTCTTCGTCAATGGCGACCGGTCGGCCTAGTGATGCCGCGAGAAACCGATCGAGAACGAATAGACTTCTCCAGAGGTTACGGCGGAGCCGAATCTCCTCGCCATTGAAAATAAAGTGGTTCTCGTGGACCCTGTGTAAGCCAAGAGCAAAGCCAGAACGGACCGCCATTCCTAAAAGATGAAAGCATTAGCTATGATGTTCCGCACGGGATAGCTGATTATGGCCTCACCAAAGTAGGCGTACGCTGCGTTACGTTTGGATATCGCTAGCATATAGACAGCCATCAATGACAGTGCCTGCACAGACCAAAAGTCTGCATCTTCAAATCCGGAAATGGGGTCGCCAAGAGCTTTGGCACTCCTGAAGAATAGCTCGGCGCGGTCATATCGACTTGCTCGGAGCTTTTTGAAAATCACGTCTTCTTTGCTACCGGGAAGCGGTGTCCCCAAGACGGTGCCGATAGCAAAGGTCAAATGCAATAGGCAGAGGAAAGAAGATTGCGCTGCCAATGGATCTGTGTAGCAGGCTTCCACGGACTCTTCAAATGCTGCTCTGTTAAAGACCTCGATCAGGCCGTGAGTCTATAGCAAGTCAGCAACCAAACCTCATAAGCGTCGTACCGAGTACTCAGAGGAATCGCATACGTTCGTAAAGAAGGAGTCCAGCAGAGCGTTGGCTGTATCCCTGTCGGGCAGGATATGTGGAGGCCGAATGCTATCCGGGATAGCACTGGTCGCCTCCATGATCTTATGGCGGCTAGGGTCCAGGGTAAAGTCGCTGGGCCCAACGCTCGCCTCCACAATCATTCGTATGAGCTGTAGGTAAGCCAACGAGGCCGAGTCGCCAACGTAGACTGATCGTATGATTAGTTACAAGATAAATACAACGCCCTGGCATAGGATACATACGGAGTCTGCCTGTAGGATCCTGCAACATTCTGGTAGATTGCATAAGCGATGTCTCTTCATCAGGTCCTGAAGCGGTGCTGTGCCTGGAGCGAATGTCGAACTCGCGGTCTACTCCCAGCATTTCATGGTCCTGTTCGATAGATGGCTTTATATCAGATCCGGCGGCTGGTTTCGCATCGTTGACTGGTTGGTTCGGTCTCGAGTCCCATGGGGTCGTGGCCGCCGCGGGGCTCTCAGATGTGAGTGAGCCATCTGGGGCTGTTGGCTTCACCGTCGGTAGTTCTTCAATATTGCGACGCTTGGAAGGAGAAGCTAATTGGTCCGGGGCGGTCTGCTCGGAGCCATTGCTAGTCGTGTATGTACACTGAAGACTCCTCTTGGTACAAGTGCCGCAAGGGCGAGCACCGTTGCACTGTCAAGTATCGGTCAGCGACTGGAAAGTGACTTGGCGACTAACGTGATGCGGGAGGTGAACCGGACAAGGTCTCGGAAAATTGCAAATAGCTAGCACTTGCCGAGCTTGAGGTCATTCAGATAGACCGGGATGCGGTGTACACGAGGCCGGCAAGGCGGTAACCCGTTGTCGATCGGTACTGGGGCACTTCATGGGATGAACCAATGATCCTGGGAAGTCTGTGACCAGATCGTCGGGTTGCCCACAAAGACATGCCTTGACGAGGGGCACCCCGGGTGCTGGAAGAGATGCCCCGTTTAAGGGTCCAGCAAATTGAGCAACGAGTGCGAAATGTGCTGCAAGAAACAGCTCGGAAAACAGATGGAGAATGGTGTATCTGCATGGATGCCCACCACCCACTTGGATGGACCGGACTTAGTTGGCAATGTAGCATTGACAATCAAGGCAGAGAGGGGAGCTTGCACGATTAAAGTGTATTTTTTGTCGAATTGTGAGGCCACGATCAACGCGGTCAGAGGATACGTCGCCATATCGGGCCGGAGAATTCCCCCAACAAGAGATATTTCCCGATACATAAGCCAGGTTTTTCAGTGATGGGCAGTCTGAATCCCCATTCATGGCAATTGGAATGGGATTGTACTTGGTTCTTCTGGCAACTAGCCGAGACCGGCGCGAGGAAATGGTGGGGAGTTGTCAAGACGTTTTGGCAACGCCACGGAGGGAGCTCTAGGTATGCCGGTACTAAGAGCACTAATAATATGACAGCTGGGGTAAAATGTGATGGACTGGGAAGCGAGTAGGACAATGTGGAAagaaacaacaacaacaaaggGTGACGATAGTGCTGGTCGGCCAGGCTTGAATTCGGGCTCTACCACGAACAGAAAACAAGAGTTGGGTGCACCAGGAACGTGGGGGATGGGGAAAAGAGGATGCTTACCTTTTGCTTTCGTCGCTTACACGTGTCACAGGCCTGTGCAGTCCGTTGGCGCTTGTCATCTGGGACCTTGGGTCGGGTCATTGTCGAGGATGTTGATGCATCAGCCGACGGTCCATGGACCCTGGATGATGCCCGTTATCCGACGAGAAGACGATGTGGAGTTGGAGATCGGAGCAGCAGCGGCCGCACCAAGACCAAAAATGTCGCAGCGGCGGGGATGGCGGGGGAGGGCGGAACTAGGCGGGAGCTGTTTCGAGGGTATACACTACAGCCTACAGGTAACTGTAAGTGTACAAGCTGTCCCGAAAGGTGAACTGTAGAGAGGCGGATAGCAGCAGACAGCGGGTGCGGATAAGTGTAAGCATAGGCATGCTCATGCTTCCCTCTCACTGCAATAAGGTAAGTTGACGGGAATGACGGGCGAAGGCAGCGGGTAGGAGATGAGGGTGCGGAAGCCGCAGCCGTAGAGACGGTTCCGTGCTCTGCCCCCGGGGGGCGGGAAGCTAGTAAGGGTCGGTTCTTCAAGCAAGCTTTTCTGACATGTTCCGACGACAGACAAGCAAGCTCGCTGGACGAT from Colletotrichum lupini chromosome 2, complete sequence carries:
- a CDS encoding fungal specific transcription factor domain-containing protein → MTSANGLHRPVTRCNGARPCGTCTKRSLQCTYTTSNGSEQTAPDQLASPSKRRNIEELPTVKPTAPDGSLTSESPAAATTPWDSRPNQPVNDAKPAAGSDIKPSIEQDHEMLGVDREFDIRSRHSTASGPDEETSLMQSTRMLQDPTGRLLYVGDSASLAYLQLIRMIVEASVGPSDFTLDPSRHKIMEATSAIPDSIRPPHILPDRDTANALLDSFFTNTHGLIEVFNRAAFEESVEACYTDPLAAQSSFLCLLHLTFAIGTVLGTPLPGSKEDVIFKKLRASRYDRAELFFRSAKALGDPISGFEDADFWSVQALSLMAVYMLAISKRNAAYAYFGMAVRSGFALGLHRVHENHFIFNGEEIRLRRNLWRSLFVLDRFLAASLGRPVAIDEEECSVDALLVFEKNSQGELIRVTDPDDGLDAAVRSCRIVGQILKKIYARRRISVRLAQDIWEQCNTWYTTLSPELAGGRVAADPSNPAQGIAALHVNLLYCHSILLLTRPFFLCLLSKVHGERSGLALPVPRWINRMSKYCEACLHASNQTIIYVQKAFESNYLPQRNPFVLYFLFAASLVILSNEFASIYPNPTYAASISNTIAIMRYCATSDPQASRLLFILTSFRNVVYELQQKKTEQPAMPAPPMLSPTSLNDPIGTIFKSSRKNSLAATVSGMTGNKAKPMAPPPLSMKTDHSFPTSTGPSAVASPAGSTPSMSQGDQSARMGGDSDTGDGELEFDQLWGWSAVPNAISRGPHASGAAVPAGAGAPPVAVAAVAAPTVNAPVFSAQGPGQQQFQGFANYVVPGGPNGAGVPAAGPPGYTAPSVPMYVPAEYS